The Microlunatus soli genome contains the following window.
TCCCTGGTGGCAAAGGACTTCCGAAGGTCCGCATCCTGGCCGGGGTCGAGTCACCGCTGGTGGACGCGATCGTCGACCAGTGGCAGAACCGGCTCGGCATCGAGGCCGCCGCGGACATCGTCGAGGCCGGTGTCTACGTCGAACGCCGTTGGGCGGTGCAGAAGAAGGACTACGTCGGCTTCTACTTCGGCACCTTCGCCGGGCTGCCGACGCTGCCGACCTACGTCGGTGCCCTCTGGTCACCGGCCGACATCGCCAACTTCAGCCTGCCGGGCAAGGTCTGGCAGCAGATGCTCGATCTCGACGCCGACAAGAAGATGGACCCGGCCGTGGCGGCCAAGCGGAAGGCGGCGTTGATCAAGAAGTACTCCTCCGCCGGCTCCAAGGAGATGGCCGATCTGGTCGCCCAGGCCGGCAAGGAGCTGGACGACGAGAAGCGGCGCCAGCTCTACCTGCAGGCCGCCCGGGTCCGCGAAGATCAGTATCTGTACTTCTCGGTCTCCTGGCTGGGCAGCTTCTTCGCGGTCCGCCCCAAGATCAGCGGACTGCAACTGCGGCGCTACCCGGACTTCTTCTACTTCAAACCGCTGCACGTAGCCTGAGCCGGAAGTTGATCATGGGCTTTGCCAAATACCTCGGGATCCGCCTGGTCCGGTTGATCCTGTCCCTGATCGCCGTCTCGGTGATCACCTTCGGACTGCTGCAGCTCGCACCGGGCAACTTCGCCGACATCAGCCGGGTGACCAGTGGCGCCACCAGCATCGGCGGCACCGGCACCGAATCGATGCTCGCCGAGACCCAGGCCCGCTACGGCAGCGACGTGCCGGTCTGGCAGCAGTACCTCACCTTCATGAAGGGGCTCGTCACCTGGGACATGGGCCCGTCCTACCGCTATGCCGGGCGCGGGGTCGAGGAGATCATCGGCTCGGCCTTCCCGGTGTCGGCGTCGTTGGCGCTGATCTCGGTCGGTCTGGCATTGCTGATCGCCGTACCGGCCGGGATCATCGCCGCACTCCGACAGAATTCGGTGGTCGACCACGGCACGATGTTCCTGGTCACGCTCGGGCACGCCCTGCCCAACTACCTGATCGCTGCGTTCCTGATCCTGCTGTTCACCGCGGAGTTGGGCTGGCTGCCGTCCAGTGGCTGGTCGACACCGCAGAACTTGATCTTGCCGGTGATCGCGCTCGCCCTCGGGCCGGCGGCCGTACTGGCCCGCTACGTCCGATCCTCGATGCTGGAGACGTTGCGCGAGGAGTACGTCACTGCGGCCCTGGCCAAGGGCGGACCGCAGGCGGTGGTGATCATCCGGCACGCGCTGCGCAACTCGCTGATCCCGCTGGTCACCGTCGTCGGACCGCAGCTGGCGGCGCTGATGACCGGCACCGTGTTCGTCGAAGCACTGTTCCGGATCCCGGGCCTCGGCTACTACGCCGCCACGGCGGCCGCCAGTCGCGACATGCCGCTGCTGATGGGCACGGTGATGTTCTTCGCCGTGATCTTGATGTTGATGAACCTGTTGGTCGACCTGACCTACGGCCTGATCGATCCCCGCGTGCGGACCCAAGGGAGGTGGACACGATCGCGAATTCGCAAAGCATCGACGCCCCAGCCGGCCTGACCGAGGTCGAGCCGACGGCAGCCACGGCCACGATCCGGGCACCGCGAGCGCACGCTCGCGGACCGTTCGGCCGTGCCTGGGACCGCTTCCGCCGCAACCGCCTTGCCCTGATCAGCCTCATCGTCTGCGGTCTGCTGGTGTTGACCGCGGTCGCCGCACCGTTGCTGGCGCCGTACCACTACGCCGCCACCGACTATCAGCAGCAGCTGGTCGGCTTCGGCGCCGACGGCCATCCGCTGGGCACCGATCAGCTCGGCCGCGACATCCTCAGCCGCACCCTGTACGGGCTCCGGACCGCACTGATCGTGGCCTTCGGTGCCGAGCTCTTCGCGCTGCTGCTGGCGCTGCTGATCGGACTGACCGCGGGCTACCGCGGCGGCCGCGTCGAGCAGGGACTGATGGCGTTCACCGACATCATGTACGCCTTCCCCAGCTACCTGTTCGCGATCGTGATGGTCGCCGTGTTGGGTCGGAGCATCTTCGCTTTGGTGATCGCGATCGGCATCGCCGGCTGGGTCACCCAGTCCCGACTGGTCCGGGCCCAGGTGATGACGATCAAGGAACGCGAGTACGTCGAGGCCGCCCGCGCGTCCGGTGCCTCCGCTCCGACCATCGCGGTCCGTTACATCCTGCCGAACGCGCTCGGTCCGATGCTGGTCACCAGCAGCTTCGCCATCCCGGCCGCGATCGCCGCCGAGGCGGGTCTCGGGCTGCTCGGTCTGGGCGTTCAGCCACCGACGCCGAGCTGGGGCGGGATGATCTCCGAGGGCACCCGCTACCTGCTCGCCGCACCGCACATGCTGGTCGCGCCGGCGGCCTTCTTCGCGTTGGCGATGCTCGCCTTCACCTGGGTCGGCGACGGCATCCGGGATGCGTTCGATCCGCGAGGAGACCAGCGATGATCACCGCCGAACGGGAGCAGCCGATCGGCCGGCCGGCTGCCCAGGACGAGCCGCTGCTGCGGGTCACCGATCTGCGCACCGAGTTCCGTCGCGATCACGCCGATCCCTTACGGGCGGTGGATGGCGTCAGTTTCGACGTCGGCCGCGGCCGTGCGCTGGCGATCGTCGGCGAGAGCGGCAGCGGCAAGAGCGTCACCGTCCGCAGCCTGATGCGGGTGCTGCCGCGCACGGCCCGCACCACCGACGGCCACGCGATGTTCGGCGGCCGGGATCTGCTGGCGCTCTCCTCCCGAGCGATGCGCCGGGTGCAGGGTCGCGAGATCAGCATGGTGTTCCAGAATGCGATGGAGGCGATGAACCCCACCCTGACCCTGGAACGACAGCTCACCGAACCGCTGATCTGGCACGGCATCTGCAACCGGATCGACGCCCGGCAGCGCGCCATCCAGGCACTCGGCGACGTCGGCATCCCCGAACCGGAGCGGCGGGTCAAGGTCTACCCGTTCCAGCTCTCCGGCGGGATGCGGCAGCGGGCCATGATCGCGATGGCGATGATCACCGAGCCGTCGCTGCTGATCGCCGACGAACCGACCACCGCTGTCGACGTGACCGTACAGCGCCAGATCCTCGATCTGCTGGCAGCGCAGAAGGAACGCGGCACCGGCGTCATCATGATCACCCACGACCTGGGCGTCGCCCGCTATTT
Protein-coding sequences here:
- a CDS encoding ABC transporter permease, producing MGFAKYLGIRLVRLILSLIAVSVITFGLLQLAPGNFADISRVTSGATSIGGTGTESMLAETQARYGSDVPVWQQYLTFMKGLVTWDMGPSYRYAGRGVEEIIGSAFPVSASLALISVGLALLIAVPAGIIAALRQNSVVDHGTMFLVTLGHALPNYLIAAFLILLFTAELGWLPSSGWSTPQNLILPVIALALGPAAVLARYVRSSMLETLREEYVTAALAKGGPQAVVIIRHALRNSLIPLVTVVGPQLAALMTGTVFVEALFRIPGLGYYAATAAASRDMPLLMGTVMFFAVILMLMNLLVDLTYGLIDPRVRTQGRWTRSRIRKASTPQPA
- a CDS encoding ABC transporter permease; this encodes MDTIANSQSIDAPAGLTEVEPTAATATIRAPRAHARGPFGRAWDRFRRNRLALISLIVCGLLVLTAVAAPLLAPYHYAATDYQQQLVGFGADGHPLGTDQLGRDILSRTLYGLRTALIVAFGAELFALLLALLIGLTAGYRGGRVEQGLMAFTDIMYAFPSYLFAIVMVAVLGRSIFALVIAIGIAGWVTQSRLVRAQVMTIKEREYVEAARASGASAPTIAVRYILPNALGPMLVTSSFAIPAAIAAEAGLGLLGLGVQPPTPSWGGMISEGTRYLLAAPHMLVAPAAFFALAMLAFTWVGDGIRDAFDPRGDQR
- a CDS encoding ABC transporter ATP-binding protein, with amino-acid sequence MITAEREQPIGRPAAQDEPLLRVTDLRTEFRRDHADPLRAVDGVSFDVGRGRALAIVGESGSGKSVTVRSLMRVLPRTARTTDGHAMFGGRDLLALSSRAMRRVQGREISMVFQNAMEAMNPTLTLERQLTEPLIWHGICNRIDARQRAIQALGDVGIPEPERRVKVYPFQLSGGMRQRAMIAMAMITEPSLLIADEPTTAVDVTVQRQILDLLAAQKERGTGVIMITHDLGVARYFCDDAVVMYAGRVVERAPVRDLLDRPHHPYSQGLLASSVEVGGRERPLEPIPGSPPDLAHRPEGCPFRPRCAQAEDRCAEEQQLIMVSPGREAACWKATA